One region of Flavobacterium sp. KACC 22763 genomic DNA includes:
- a CDS encoding glycosyltransferase family 2 protein, whose translation MLSILIPVYNYNVLPLASELVKQCNSCGITFEILFLDDASQEFTIENERINLFENASYSILEKNIGRSAIRNLLAKKAVYENLLFLDADTMPVHNTFISNYISEIENKTVFGGLLYKNKKPRQEQVLRWIYGKKREALSLSERNKNPSNTALVSNLLIKKEILGRFPFDENLTKYGYEDLLFFAVLKSNEIEIKHIENPVFHLNLESSSLFLSKTKTALENLVFLDNLNKISKNESKIFGSFDFLKKMKLISIFNFVFKKSEQKIERNLLSDKPSLFLFDIYKLGYYCFLKTK comes from the coding sequence ATGCTTTCCATTTTAATTCCGGTTTATAATTACAATGTTTTACCGCTTGCAAGCGAACTCGTAAAGCAATGCAATTCTTGCGGAATTACTTTTGAAATTCTTTTTTTAGACGATGCTTCTCAAGAGTTTACAATTGAAAACGAAAGAATTAATCTATTCGAAAATGCTTCCTATTCTATTTTAGAAAAAAATATAGGACGAAGCGCCATTAGAAATTTACTGGCAAAAAAAGCGGTTTACGAAAATTTACTTTTCTTGGATGCCGATACAATGCCGGTTCACAATACTTTTATTTCTAATTATATTTCAGAAATAGAAAACAAAACGGTTTTTGGCGGACTTTTGTACAAAAATAAAAAGCCTCGACAAGAACAAGTTTTACGCTGGATTTATGGCAAAAAAAGAGAAGCCTTAAGTTTATCCGAAAGAAATAAAAACCCATCAAATACCGCATTGGTTTCTAATTTATTGATAAAGAAAGAAATTCTTGGTCGCTTTCCTTTCGATGAAAATTTAACAAAATATGGCTATGAAGATTTGCTTTTTTTTGCCGTTTTAAAATCTAATGAAATTGAGATTAAGCATATTGAAAATCCCGTTTTTCACTTAAATTTAGAATCTTCCTCTTTATTTCTAAGCAAAACAAAAACTGCATTAGAAAATCTAGTTTTTTTAGATAATTTGAATAAAATATCTAAAAACGAAAGTAAAATCTTCGGTTCTTTTGACTTCTTAAAAAAAATGAAACTGATTTCTATTTTTAATTTTGTTTTTAAAAAATCGGAACAAAAAATTGAGCGAAATTTGCTTTCAGACAAACCGTCACTTTTTCTGTTTGACATTTATAAATTAGGTTATTACTGTTTTCTTAAAACAAAATAA